In one window of Lacticaseibacillus casei DSM 20011 = JCM 1134 = ATCC 393 DNA:
- the agaB gene encoding PTS galactosamine transporter subunit IIB, whose product MAANIVFTRIDNRLVHGQVGVTWTRAVNANLILVANDQAANDPLQQKLMATTADSSGAGIRFFTVQHTIDIIGKAADRQHIFIVIKTPADARKLVENGVPIKEVNVGNMHFAQGKTEITKKVYVDEQDKEDLLAIVNAGVNIFIQDYPGDKKTPITADLLKNVK is encoded by the coding sequence ATGGCTGCAAATATTGTTTTTACACGAATTGACAACCGTTTGGTTCACGGCCAGGTTGGGGTTACATGGACACGCGCCGTTAATGCAAACTTGATTCTGGTTGCTAACGATCAGGCTGCTAATGATCCGCTTCAGCAGAAATTAATGGCAACGACAGCTGATTCGTCAGGTGCAGGTATTCGTTTCTTCACGGTGCAACATACTATCGACATTATTGGTAAAGCCGCTGATCGTCAGCACATCTTTATCGTCATTAAGACCCCAGCTGATGCTCGTAAGTTAGTTGAGAACGGTGTGCCAATCAAAGAAGTCAATGTTGGTAACATGCATTTTGCTCAGGGCAAGACAGAGATTACTAAGAAAGTCTATGTCGATGAACAAGACAAAGAGGATCTGTTAGCAATTGTGAACGCTGGCGTCAATATTTTCATTCAGGACTATCCGGGTGATAAGAAGACACCAATTACTGCTGACTTGTTAAAGAATGTCAAATAG
- a CDS encoding serine hydrolase domain-containing protein, protein MVELESVKDESPLSRSLQTEHYNGAVAVVTADKELAADSQGFAHIDMKVPFASHTLSGAGTVTQQFFGVLLMQFVEKGALKLTDKLSQYVPEYKQADKITIGQLATMQSGIPDYLTLMAEPFKANAPATLPGERLALQINQHNAADMDLAKVLDVVDDQPLAFKPGSQTAYSATNAILLGEVLDRLTEERTLEAILKESIYDPLALTHTKIGTSHAFAESYHWIAGNPNLAGKGDENQADRGLVTTVDDLEKFAQAVLKGKLLKAGSWETIFKAAEGGYGFGWHKLADGWLGNSGSVLGYTGLLSINRKQKKAAVALTNVLKPQADMTEFVDKIQRAAQEL, encoded by the coding sequence ATGGTAGAACTAGAATCAGTTAAAGATGAATCACCATTAAGTCGTTCCTTACAAACCGAACACTATAACGGCGCAGTCGCAGTGGTGACTGCCGACAAAGAGTTAGCAGCAGATTCGCAAGGCTTTGCCCATATCGATATGAAGGTTCCATTCGCATCACATACACTCAGCGGTGCCGGAACTGTCACGCAACAATTCTTTGGCGTTTTGCTCATGCAATTTGTCGAAAAAGGCGCGCTAAAACTGACCGACAAACTATCACAATACGTGCCTGAATATAAGCAAGCTGACAAAATCACCATCGGCCAGCTCGCCACGATGCAAAGTGGGATTCCCGATTACTTAACGCTCATGGCTGAACCATTCAAGGCGAACGCTCCGGCAACCTTACCAGGTGAGCGCCTAGCCTTACAAATCAACCAACACAATGCCGCGGACATGGATCTGGCCAAAGTCTTGGATGTCGTTGATGATCAACCGTTAGCCTTCAAGCCAGGTAGCCAGACTGCTTACAGCGCCACCAACGCCATTTTGCTAGGCGAAGTGCTTGATCGGCTCACTGAGGAACGCACGCTTGAAGCCATTTTGAAGGAAAGCATTTACGATCCTTTGGCTTTGACACATACCAAAATCGGCACCTCACACGCTTTTGCGGAAAGCTATCACTGGATTGCCGGCAACCCGAACCTCGCTGGTAAAGGTGACGAAAATCAGGCAGATCGCGGCTTAGTCACAACAGTCGACGATCTTGAAAAGTTTGCGCAAGCTGTGTTGAAAGGCAAGTTACTCAAAGCAGGAAGCTGGGAAACCATCTTCAAGGCTGCTGAAGGTGGCTACGGATTCGGCTGGCACAAGCTTGCTGACGGCTGGTTAGGCAACAGTGGCAGTGTCCTCGGTTATACCGGCTTACTCAGCATCAACCGCAAGCAGAAAAAGGCTGCGGTCGCCCTGACGAATGTTCTAAAGCCGCAAGCTGATATGACAGAATTCGTTGATAAAATTCAGCGGGCTGCACAAGAGCTTTAA
- the agaD gene encoding PTS galactosamine transporter subunit IID: MMASDDKNDKTQKKSLFTNHEISMLGIRSNLVQASFSYERMHSPGWTWAQLPYWQKIYKDDPKGLKAVMTDNMEFINSSPPLYPILMGLLLTMEEGHVDRTTIKGLKNALFGPMAGIGDAIFWFTIMPIVGGISASIAKNGNVFGPILFFLVYLFLFWSRIPLAHLGYNLGTRAIDVIQENSRIISHVASILGLTVIGGLIASYVKMSLTIKIGAGNTVINLQKQLLDKIFPNILPFAFVFLLYWLLKKNVNPIWLIVVTFALAIVMAAIGWM; the protein is encoded by the coding sequence ATGATGGCATCTGATGACAAGAATGATAAGACACAAAAGAAAAGCTTGTTTACCAATCATGAAATCTCCATGCTTGGGATTCGGTCTAACTTAGTTCAGGCATCCTTCTCATATGAACGAATGCATTCACCAGGTTGGACTTGGGCGCAGCTGCCATACTGGCAAAAGATCTATAAAGATGATCCTAAGGGCCTTAAAGCCGTTATGACCGATAACATGGAATTCATCAACAGTTCACCGCCACTGTATCCTATCCTGATGGGATTGCTACTGACGATGGAAGAAGGCCATGTTGATCGGACAACCATTAAAGGTTTAAAGAACGCATTGTTCGGTCCTATGGCCGGCATTGGTGATGCGATCTTCTGGTTCACCATTATGCCGATTGTCGGTGGTATTTCTGCCTCAATCGCGAAGAACGGGAACGTTTTTGGACCAATTCTGTTCTTCCTGGTTTACCTGTTCCTATTCTGGTCTCGTATTCCATTGGCACACTTGGGTTATAACCTTGGTACGCGAGCGATTGATGTCATTCAGGAAAACTCTCGAATCATTTCACACGTTGCTTCTATCTTGGGCTTGACCGTTATCGGTGGTTTGATCGCCAGTTATGTCAAGATGTCACTCACCATTAAAATTGGTGCCGGGAATACGGTTATCAACTTGCAAAAGCAGTTGCTGGATAAAATCTTCCCGAACATTCTGCCATTTGCCTTTGTCTTCTTGCTGTACTGGCTGTTGAAGAAGAATGTTAACCCAATTTGGTTAATTGTCGTAACCTTTGCACTTGCCATTGTTATGGCGGCCATCGGTTGGATGTAG
- the agaC gene encoding PTS galactosamine transporter subunit IIC: MDVTLTQGVLIALWAMISGLDCWLQAFFIFRPIIVCTVTGLILGDLQLGVIAGGLTELAFAGLTPAGGTQPPNTVLCGIMTVVIAATNKTAPATAIGLSLPFAMLMQYILLFFYSSFSLFLPKFDQYAAEGNAGAFKRLNFIPLTIVTLSFGIMAFLSAYAAQGPMKALVTSMPHWLTHGFELAGGILPAVGFAMLLKVMLKGQYFAYLLLGFVMASMIPFSNVLPVALVGAVFALIEFYRSRDQIKLEKQVKEVQNQSQGGGMNDGI, translated from the coding sequence ATGGATGTTACCTTAACTCAAGGGGTGTTAATCGCGCTTTGGGCAATGATATCAGGTCTTGACTGCTGGCTACAGGCGTTCTTCATTTTCCGCCCGATTATTGTCTGCACAGTCACTGGCCTTATTCTGGGCGATTTACAGCTCGGAGTCATTGCTGGCGGGTTAACTGAACTAGCTTTTGCCGGATTGACTCCTGCCGGCGGGACACAACCGCCGAACACGGTTCTTTGCGGGATTATGACGGTGGTTATTGCGGCAACTAACAAAACAGCTCCAGCAACGGCAATTGGTCTTTCATTACCGTTCGCGATGTTAATGCAATATATTCTGCTGTTCTTCTACTCCAGCTTTTCACTGTTTTTGCCGAAATTCGATCAATATGCCGCAGAAGGAAATGCAGGGGCGTTTAAACGTCTGAATTTCATTCCGCTCACGATCGTTACATTGTCCTTCGGGATCATGGCTTTCCTGAGTGCATATGCAGCACAGGGCCCAATGAAGGCACTTGTTACTTCAATGCCTCACTGGTTAACACATGGTTTTGAATTAGCTGGCGGTATTTTACCAGCTGTTGGGTTTGCAATGTTGTTGAAGGTTATGTTAAAAGGTCAATACTTTGCATATCTGCTTTTGGGATTCGTTATGGCTTCAATGATCCCATTCTCAAATGTTCTGCCAGTTGCTTTGGTTGGCGCAGTATTTGCACTGATCGAGTTCTATCGCAGCCGTGATCAGATCAAGTTAGAGAAGCAAGTTAAGGAAGTTCAAAATCAATCTCAAGGAGGAGGCATGAATGATGGCATCTGA
- a CDS encoding PTS sugar transporter subunit IIA has product MSKVQVIVTGHGTFADGFKGALHLLASVPDNWSFVNFSEGMSDKQLQAKFETILGSDPKPTLFFTDLAGGTPYKVAATLASKNPQLAVVSGCNLGSLLESVFSDYDNADAYADAIIAASKQGTQKFTLDMPDNMATGSDDGI; this is encoded by the coding sequence TTGAGTAAAGTTCAAGTGATCGTCACCGGGCATGGTACTTTTGCCGATGGGTTCAAAGGTGCGCTACATCTTCTGGCTAGCGTTCCAGACAACTGGTCGTTCGTAAACTTTTCAGAAGGTATGAGTGATAAACAACTTCAAGCTAAGTTTGAAACGATTCTTGGATCTGATCCCAAGCCGACACTGTTTTTTACAGATTTAGCTGGCGGAACCCCGTATAAAGTGGCGGCAACTCTAGCAAGCAAAAATCCGCAATTGGCGGTTGTCTCTGGCTGTAACCTAGGGTCGTTACTTGAATCTGTATTCAGTGACTATGACAATGCCGATGCCTATGCTGATGCGATTATTGCTGCATCAAAACAAGGCACGCAAAAGTTTACGCTGGATATGCCAGACAATATGGCTACTGGCTCTGATGACGGTATCTAG
- a CDS encoding aldose epimerase family protein, whose protein sequence is MDVSVEQYGQYQGHDLYELTLTNDQGMVVKLLNYGATLEKVLLPEADGLHNMILSLPSREDYSKERNFLGGTVGRIVGRIRGHVWQHGDVKVDLPMNEGNNHIHGGDDGLDRQVYNFRIEKTATTASASFTFVDPDGHNGYPGNLKLQVTYTLTNTNALKYRVDALSDTETLFNPTNHTYFALDQPATIDDTTLTIPADDYKPLDAEHLPYQGWQPVSGTVFDFRQGQKLGDVIHTRADQITSERGINHPFLLKNGKTLAAKLQTAKHTMTLVTTAPSIVVYTANHFDGTGIPHNIKQFDGVALECQFAPVSGDDLSAITLLPGEPFTLANTWTFE, encoded by the coding sequence ATGGACGTTTCAGTTGAACAATACGGTCAGTACCAAGGACACGACTTGTATGAACTAACCTTGACCAATGATCAGGGAATGGTAGTCAAACTGTTGAACTACGGCGCTACTTTGGAAAAAGTGCTGCTGCCGGAAGCTGACGGGTTGCACAATATGATTCTTTCGCTGCCAAGTCGTGAGGATTACTCAAAAGAGCGTAATTTTCTAGGAGGGACGGTTGGCCGCATTGTCGGCCGGATCCGCGGTCACGTTTGGCAACATGGCGATGTCAAAGTCGACTTGCCCATGAATGAAGGCAACAACCATATTCATGGCGGGGATGACGGCCTCGATCGGCAAGTTTACAATTTTCGCATCGAAAAAACGGCAACGACCGCCAGCGCCAGCTTCACGTTTGTCGATCCGGACGGTCACAACGGCTATCCCGGCAATCTCAAGTTGCAAGTCACTTACACGCTAACCAACACGAATGCCTTAAAGTATCGGGTCGATGCGCTAAGTGACACGGAAACGCTCTTCAATCCGACTAACCATACTTACTTCGCGTTGGATCAACCAGCCACGATTGATGACACGACGTTGACGATTCCAGCTGATGACTACAAGCCATTAGACGCCGAACACCTGCCATATCAAGGCTGGCAGCCGGTATCCGGCACCGTGTTCGATTTTCGGCAAGGCCAAAAACTCGGCGATGTCATCCACACCCGCGCCGATCAAATCACATCTGAACGCGGTATCAACCATCCATTTCTTTTGAAAAACGGCAAAACACTGGCGGCCAAGCTTCAAACAGCCAAGCACACCATGACTTTAGTCACAACCGCGCCAAGCATAGTTGTTTACACCGCCAATCACTTCGATGGTACGGGTATTCCTCACAACATCAAACAATTCGACGGTGTGGCCCTTGAATGCCAGTTTGCGCCGGTTAGCGGGGATGACCTCTCGGCGATTACGTTGTTGCCGGGGGAGCCATTTACGTTGGCGAATACTTGGACGTTTGAATAA
- a CDS encoding sulfite exporter TauE/SafE family protein — MTFWLFIYFIGAGILGGLLASIAGLASLVSYPALLIAGIPPVIANVTNTAGLVLSGIGATASSSRELRGEGKLVTGLTALTLAGGILGSALLLIEPASTFEHVVPFFILSAGVLLLVSGHQADRKNVPALRDQNKFGLILKAIGLFLIGAYTGYFGAAGGVIILAILTLSLPQRFAVLNAFKNVMAFMANAVATIIYAWTGKIDWLVVLPLGIGFLIGGYCGPIVVRHVPVKLLRILIAFAAFGLAVDLFVQAYF, encoded by the coding sequence ATGACATTTTGGTTATTCATTTACTTTATCGGCGCCGGCATCCTCGGTGGCTTATTGGCTTCGATTGCTGGCTTAGCTTCGTTGGTTTCCTACCCAGCACTCCTCATAGCCGGCATCCCGCCAGTCATTGCCAACGTAACCAATACAGCCGGACTCGTGCTCTCCGGTATCGGCGCAACCGCATCATCATCCCGCGAACTTCGTGGTGAAGGCAAACTGGTCACCGGCTTAACCGCCCTCACGCTAGCAGGCGGCATTCTAGGATCTGCACTTTTACTTATTGAACCGGCGTCCACATTCGAACACGTCGTCCCCTTCTTCATTCTGTCAGCCGGTGTTCTCCTCTTAGTCAGCGGACACCAAGCGGACCGGAAGAATGTACCTGCCTTACGCGATCAGAACAAGTTCGGCCTGATTTTAAAAGCTATCGGTCTCTTCTTGATCGGTGCCTACACCGGATACTTCGGTGCGGCAGGCGGCGTCATTATCCTCGCAATTTTAACGCTCAGCCTACCCCAAAGATTTGCAGTTCTCAACGCCTTCAAGAACGTCATGGCTTTCATGGCTAATGCAGTGGCGACAATTATTTACGCATGGACCGGTAAAATCGATTGGCTCGTCGTCCTCCCACTCGGTATCGGTTTTCTGATTGGCGGCTACTGTGGTCCGATCGTTGTGCGGCATGTTCCGGTTAAGTTACTTCGGATTTTAATTGCGTTTGCTGCGTTTGGGTTGGCGGTGGATTTGTTTGTGCAGGCTTATTTTTAG